In Meleagris gallopavo isolate NT-WF06-2002-E0010 breed Aviagen turkey brand Nicholas breeding stock chromosome 3, Turkey_5.1, whole genome shotgun sequence, one DNA window encodes the following:
- the LOC104910337 gene encoding dystrobrevin alpha-like: MAGSRAQDLDRIRLSTYRTACKLRFVQKKCNLHLVDIWNVIEALRENALNNLDPSIELNVARLEAVISTIFYQLNKRMPTTHQINVEQSISLLLNFLLAAFDP; encoded by the exons ATGGCGGGTTCAA GGGCTCAAGATCTGGATCGCATTCGTTTGTCCACCTACCGAACAGCATGTAAACTTAGATTTGTTCAGAAAAAATGCAACT TGCACCTGGTGGACATTTGGAACGTGATAGAAGCCTTGCGGGAAAATGCCCTCAACAACCTGGATCCCAGCATCGAACTCAACGTGGCTCGCCTGGAAGCTGTGATTTCGACTATTTTCTACCAGCTCAACAAACGGATGCCGACGACCCACCAGATCAATGTAGAACAGTCCATCAGCTTACTGCTCAACTTCTTGCTAGCAGCCTTTGATCCGTAA